A DNA window from Chelativorans sp. AA-79 contains the following coding sequences:
- a CDS encoding ribose-phosphate pyrophosphokinase: protein MRLFALNGSEHLGGAVAKTLGATLDPHEERDFEDGEHKARPLVCVRGEDVYVLHSLAGGDGASANDRLMKLLFFLATCREHGAERVTAVAPYLAYSRKDRQTKARDPVTTRYVAQLFEAVGTDRIITLDVHNISAFQNAFRCETIHVDTRRLFVPVVERLAEGQPVTILSPDGGGVKRAQLLKEHLETDTDLKMGFGFLEKRRSRGVVSGDLFAGEVDGTVVFVVDDMISTGGTMLRAATACRERGAKAVHAIATHGLFSEGVEALFDSDAFDNIVVTDSLPAAAQAKTGHPSARLEIVSAAGLIADALKRLRDGGSICDLLGVES from the coding sequence ATGCGCCTTTTTGCGTTGAACGGTTCGGAACATCTAGGCGGCGCCGTCGCGAAAACCCTCGGCGCCACCCTCGATCCGCACGAGGAACGGGACTTCGAGGACGGAGAACACAAGGCGCGCCCGCTCGTCTGCGTGCGCGGAGAGGATGTCTATGTGCTGCACAGCCTCGCGGGCGGAGACGGCGCTTCCGCCAATGACCGGCTCATGAAACTGCTCTTCTTCCTCGCCACGTGCCGCGAGCACGGCGCCGAGCGGGTGACGGCGGTCGCGCCCTATCTCGCCTATTCGCGCAAGGACAGGCAGACCAAGGCGCGCGACCCGGTGACGACACGATATGTCGCCCAGCTCTTCGAGGCGGTCGGCACGGACCGCATCATCACGCTCGACGTGCACAACATCTCGGCCTTCCAGAACGCGTTCCGCTGCGAGACCATACATGTCGACACGAGACGGCTGTTCGTACCGGTGGTCGAGCGCCTGGCCGAAGGTCAGCCCGTCACCATCCTTTCGCCCGACGGCGGCGGCGTGAAGCGCGCGCAACTGCTCAAGGAGCACCTGGAAACGGATACCGACCTGAAGATGGGCTTCGGCTTCCTGGAAAAGCGACGCAGCCGCGGCGTCGTCTCCGGCGACCTCTTCGCCGGCGAGGTGGACGGCACGGTCGTCTTCGTCGTCGACGACATGATCAGCACCGGCGGCACCATGCTGCGTGCAGCCACCGCCTGTCGCGAGCGCGGGGCGAAGGCGGTTCACGCGATAGCGACCCACGGGCTGTTCAGCGAGGGCGTCGAGGCGCTGTTCGACAGCGACGCCTTCGACAACATCGTCGTGACCGACAGCCTGCCGGCAGCAGCCCAGGCGAAGACAGGACACCCTTCGGCACGGCTGGAAATCGTCTCGGCCGCCGGCCTGATCGCAGATGCGCTCAAGCGCCTGCGCGACGGCGGGTCGATCTGCGATCTTCTCGGGGTCGAGAGCTGA
- a CDS encoding universal stress protein: MSFRTVLTIAGLAQDESALQQAAALCEEAHAHLSVLVMALAAPPPVGEYAAVLSDAWMQERQADLEQLKASEEAVSRCLAKTALSADVARDYPELAWADEVIGRRGRYADITVVWPDLPFDDISRNKAIEGALFSSGKPLLLVPEGWRATFGPKRVMIAWDSRLEATRAVRESVDMLQGADEVRLVLVDPVESENGHGAEPGADAAAFLARHGAKVTVDRLPSQGHTVAEILRRHAVDCATDLVVMGAYGHSRMRERIFGGVTKSMLEEPPVPILMAR, encoded by the coding sequence ATGTCGTTCAGGACGGTTCTTACCATTGCCGGTCTTGCCCAGGACGAAAGTGCGCTGCAGCAAGCCGCCGCGCTCTGCGAGGAAGCCCATGCGCATCTGTCGGTGCTCGTCATGGCGCTGGCGGCACCGCCGCCGGTTGGCGAATATGCGGCAGTGCTTTCCGATGCCTGGATGCAGGAGCGGCAGGCCGACCTCGAACAGTTGAAGGCTTCCGAGGAAGCGGTGTCGCGATGCCTGGCGAAGACGGCTCTGTCGGCCGATGTGGCAAGGGACTACCCCGAGCTCGCCTGGGCCGACGAGGTCATCGGGCGGCGCGGCCGGTATGCCGACATCACCGTCGTCTGGCCTGACCTGCCTTTCGACGATATCTCGAGAAACAAGGCGATAGAGGGAGCCTTGTTTTCTTCGGGCAAGCCGCTTCTCCTGGTTCCCGAGGGATGGCGGGCCACATTCGGCCCGAAACGCGTCATGATCGCCTGGGACTCGCGTCTCGAGGCCACAAGAGCAGTGCGCGAGTCTGTCGACATGCTCCAAGGTGCCGACGAGGTCCGTCTCGTGCTGGTCGACCCGGTCGAGAGCGAGAATGGCCATGGCGCGGAGCCGGGCGCGGACGCGGCGGCGTTTCTCGCCCGCCATGGTGCGAAGGTCACGGTCGACCGCCTGCCGAGCCAGGGCCACACGGTTGCGGAGATCCTGCGCAGGCACGCCGTGGACTGCGCCACCGATCTTGTGGTGATGGGCGCCTATGGCCACTCGCGCATGCGCGAGCGCATTTTCGGCGGTGTCACGAAGTCCATGCTCGAAGAGCCTCCGGTACCGATTCTGATGGCCCGATAA